A single window of Eucalyptus grandis isolate ANBG69807.140 chromosome 1, ASM1654582v1, whole genome shotgun sequence DNA harbors:
- the LOC104453899 gene encoding scarecrow-like protein 8, with protein MERSAWPKNLSSSSKRAIQELCGQNPKKLRDAFDAHSQTGDDPRQPLFAGDLIVSVLGSFSTNTQSLSKGAESYEVSQVPSNACVMSEVSKGSESVKSPVQRPAVKSAKTRVRRLQRSPVEIVKPPVQRSPLSILCEQSLLEAATAIYEGRVDVASEIMRRLSAVPNPMSNSKQKLMGYMLSALKSRVSPVDYPPPVAELFTEEHVCSARSLYELSPCFWLGFMAANNAILEAASEQPSTNRLHVIDFDIGWEGQYNNLLDRLSMSQAGNQFTLKITALADSLHREKRLRMLWNGLSDLAARRGFRLVFNIVRQKLSELSLGSLGCEPDEVLAVNLAFKLHRMQDESVSVENTRDELLRRVKGLAPRVVTLVEQEMNGNTVPFTMRVGEALAYYGALLESIESGVVRRPLERVWAEEGLRRKLGNWVACEGRDRVERCEVFGEWRARMGMAGFQLKPLGRHVADSLTASFHRLEWACDPRFTVTEENGVVCFGWCGRTLTVASAWH; from the coding sequence ATGGAGCGTTCCGCTTGGCCTAAGAACCTCTCCTCCAGCAGCAAGCGCGCGATCCAGGAACTCTGTGgccaaaatcccaagaagctcAGAGATGCCTTCGACGCTCACTCTCAAACTGGCGATGACCCACGGCAGCCCTTGTTTGCGGGAGATCTCATCGTCAGCGTCCTCGGTTCGTTCAGCACCAACACCCAATCCCTATCGAAAGGGGCTGAGTCCTATGAGGTTTCGCAGGTCCCGAGCAACGCCTGTGTCATGTCCGAGGTCTCCAAAGGAAGTGAGAGCGTCAAGTCTCCGGTCCAGAGGCCTGCGGTAAAGAGCGCCAAGACCCGCGTCCGGAGACTCCAGAGGTCTCCGGTGGAGATCGTCAAGCCCCCCGTCCAGAGGTCACCGTTATCCATCTTGTGTGAGCAGTCGCTACTGGAGGCTGCGACGGCGATATACGAGGGCAGAGTAGACGTGGCTTCGGAGATCATGAGACGCTTGTCTGCCGTGCCGAACCCCATGAGTAATTCAAAGCAGAAATTGATGGGATACATGTTGTCTGCGCTTAAATCGCGCGTGAGCCCAGTCGATTACCCCCCTCCCGTGGCGGAGTTGTTCACCGAGGAACATGTATGCTCGGCTCGGTCACTTTACGAACTGTCTCCTTGTTTCTGGCTCGGTTTCATGGCTGCCAATAACGCGATTTTGGAAGCTGCATCGGAGCAACCCTCCACTAACAGGCTCCATGTAATTGATTTCGATATTGGTTGGGAAGGACAGTACAACAATCTCCTTGACAGGCTGTCCATGAGTCAGGCGGGCAATCAATTCACCCTCAAGATCACGGCGCTCGCAGACAGCCTCCACCGTGAGAAGAGGCTGAGGATGCTTTGGAATGGACTGAGCGATCTCGCGGCCCGTAGGGGATTTAGGTTAGTATTTAACATCGTGAGGCAGAAGCTGAGCGAGTTGAGCCTCGGCTCGCTGGGCTGCGAGCCCGACGAGGTGCTGGCGGTGAACTTGGCGTTCAAGCTGCACAGAATGCAGGACGAGAGCGTGTCCGTGGAGAACACGCGCGACGAGCTCCTCCGGCGCGTGAAGGGTCTGGCGCCGCGGGTGGTGACGCTGGTGGAGCAGGAGATGAACGGGAACACGGTGCCATTCACGATGCGCGTGGGGGAGGCGCTGGCGTACTACGGGGCGCTGCTCGAGTCGATCGAGTCTGGAGTGGTGCGTCGCCCGCTGGAGCGAGTGTGGGCGGAGGAGGGGCTGAGGCGAAAATTGGGGAACTGGGTTGCTTGCGAAGGTAGGGACAGGGTTGAAAGATGCGAGGTGTTCGGGGAGTGGAGGGCCCGCATGGGGATGGCTGGGTTCCAGTTGAAGCCACTGGGTCGACACGTGGCCGACTCATTGACGGCGTCGTTCCACCGTTTGGAGTGGGCCTGTGACCCGAGATTCACGGTGACAGAAGAGAATGGTGTGGTTTGCTTCGGCTGGTGCGGCCGAACTCTCACCGTCGCATCTGCTTGGCATTaa